GCAAAGACTCAAGACAGACTGCTCTTCCCAGGTCCCCACCCCCAGCGCCCACGTCAGGCCGGACTCAACGACCGCGGCCACAGGCCCCTCTGCTCGCGAGCAGCCTCACCCCACTAACGCTCGCTGTGACGGGGCCTCTGCACCTACAGGTGAGGACCCCGCTCTCTCCATTCCCGGGGGGCCACGAGACACCCTCTCTTCGTGAACGAGGCTGAACCGCACCCGCCCGCGTGTCCCGCATCTACCGGACCTGCATTTCTCTCCGGGAACCTGTGCTCTCCGGGGGGACAAAGGGCTCGTCCCCCGTCCACGACCCCCGCGGTTAACAGACATCTAGGTGACAAATGGGGACTCTCACAGCCAGGTTCTCCCATTGCTAAACTATCCTAGGCCTTAGAGAAATCTCGCTGGTCAGGCTGCTCACCGTTCACTGAGACCTTTTGCGCCCCTGTCCCGTGGACCGCCCCCCAAAGGTGGCCTGGTCTCATGTACCTCCGGGTCTTTGTACACGCTGTTCCTGAAACACCCATTCCCCTGTTCCCGTGGCAAACTCCTCCTCAGACATTTGGTCGAAGCTCTGAcgtccccctcctccaggaagccctccctgacccccaAGTCTGGATTTGGCAACCCCTCTGGGTCATCACTGTCTGGGAATGGgtccgtccccccacccccactggacCACGAGCCCCAGGGGGGCAGGCCGGGGGCTGCCTCAGTCCCCACTGACTCCCCAGCAGCGGTGGGCACAGAGGAAGTGCCTGGCGAGGGCACCAACCAAGCGGCCAGGCGACGACGGAGGAGGGACCCGCTCAGGGCCACGTACCTGGTGGTCCTCAAAGGACGGGTTGTAGGAGGCCCCGGCGGGCGTCACCTCCACGGCAGGGACCTGGGAGGGCTTGGCGTGCAGATGTGGCGGCCGCTGGAGGAGGACAAGGCAGGATGAAGCCCGGGAGCCCAGGACCCGAGAGCCCACAAGCCGGTGCGGGACTCCAGGCTCGGAAGATGGCAGGGGCCTCAGCAGCGCCCACAGCCTTCACACCGGGAGGGGCCTGTGCGTCCGGCATCCAGACCAACGGACACTGGCTACCCACCCGCTACGCTACCCTCGGGAGCCACGTCCCCAGGACGAGCGAGCGCCCTGCAGGCAGGGGCTCTGCCTGCCTTCCCTGAGCAAAGCCCCTGTGACACCCGTGGGGGGCCGCAGTTGCGGAAACACAGGGTACACGGCACCTGTCGCTGACGCCTGCGGCAATGTTGGCAGAGGGCGCGAGGCTGTCTGACCTGCCTCTGACCTGCGTCGCTCAGAGCAGGGCGCGGGTGACACGGGGCTGACGGAGACCCCAAGTGTGGCCCTGGGCCCTGCGGGAGCTCGTGACAAAAGCGGGAGGTGGTTGCCTGGGTGGCACGGtccgttaagcacctgactcttggtttcagctcaggtcgtgatctcccggttcgtgggttcaagccccgcatcaggctctggtctgacagcttagagcctgcttgggattctgtctccctctctttctctgccctcccccgctcgcactctatcaaaaataaggaaacatttaaaaaaagaaagaaaggtccaCCCAGACGGAATCTGAAGGCAGAGGCCGTCAGTCTCCAGCAGAAGCCCGGGGGGAGCCCTGGAAGAAGCCCTCTGGCTCCcgccctctccccacacccaccgCCCGCGGGTCCCAGGGCTTCCGCCCAGGGGTGTCTCGCCTCCgtccctgcacccccacccccgcacgcCACAATCCCACCTCCAGACCTGAACGTGGCCCCCACCTCTCCTGCACAAAACCACtcaaaataaaactctgaaacCTGAGTGGTGCTCCCTCCCACCAGGccggcctcctccccagcctgctGCACGAACCCACCCTGGTGTCCCCCAGTTCCCTGCCCCCCATCTAGGTACAGCTGCCACCCCCAGTTAACTGGCCAACACGGGCTTCTTTTCAGCGACCTTCGCTCATCTCCCCGGGGCACCTCCTGCTGACCGCCAGCCTGCTCTCTCCTCCGGTTCAGAGGCACCAGGTTCCCGCACGTGGGGTCTTGGCCACAGGCAGAGACTGAGGCGTCAGGGCCCCTGTGCAGAGCAGCTCCTAGCACCCCAGCCCTCCCCGAGCAGTCGCCCAGGACGCCCTGCTGCCGCGGCCTCACCTTCACTCCTTTCTTCTTGGTCTGCTCCAGGAAAAAGGCGTCCTGGCCAGCCAAGGGTCGGTCCAGGAGGTCTGTGGAGGCAGTGAGGGGTGGCTGCTGGGGGCTTTCCAGTGTGGCCCGAAGGGCTCCCTCTGATCCCTCCCCTTCACAAAGAGAGCACTGAAGCACACACGAGCGATCCAGAAAGCAGAAGGGAGCCGAGGCTGAGGGGCACAGGGTGCCCTCAGGAAAGGAAAGCCACTTCCAGATGCTGAACTCTGCTGAGGCTCACCAAATACACACTTGCAGAGCGCTTCTCTTAAACACTGTGCTCTTGTGCGGTGCACAACCTGCACAAATGGGCATGGCAGCCGAGTCCCCACCCACAAGTGAGAGCAAGGGTACTACTCACTGTCTTTGGCCCAGAGGTCATAGAAAGGCCGCTCAACGGTGTCTTGGGGCCCGGGCTTGGCTTTGATCGCAGGAGGGTTCCGAAGCCGGGCCTGTGCCTTGCGCACCTCCCGGGGCAGCTCGCCCTGTTTGGCCAGTTTCTCCCATAGCTGCTCCTTCCGTTTGAGCTTTCTGGCATTGGGGACCTGGTGAGCAAGGACACTGGGGCGAGGAGAAGCAGCAAGTTGGAGTGGGTGAGGCAGAGGCCTGGCTCCTCCCGGTCGGGCTCCCCCACAACCCCCTGCTCAGCAGCTCCCGTCCCAAGCACCCTCTCCAAGGCGAAGCTCCTCGTGGATCCTCCTACCCCTCCTGCCTAGCTTCAGAGCCCATCTCCCCAGGTCCGTCTCCAGCCCAGGCGTCTGCCCTGACCAGAGGGCCAACAACACAACGGCCTCCGCAGCCCTCGCCCTGCAGGCCTCCCGGGCAGCTCAGCCGTCACCTCAAAACAGACCTCAGGTttgctcccacagcccctcctcccacaTCCCCACCTCAGGAGCCGCCCGCCGTCCACTCCCTCACCGGTCCAACCTCCCCTCCTTCAGACCTGTCACCAAGCCAGCCCGACGGGCCTCCGGACGGCCCCCCTCCACCCCGAGCTCCTGGCCGGGCCTGGGCCCTGCACTTGCCTGCCTCGGCCACCACGCCCCAGCCTGTACCTCGCTTCCCCCAATCTGCCCCCCCTAAAGCCGCAGGCCGCGCCCCGTTCCTCTCCTCCAAGTGACcctcacctgccccacccccggaACTCCTCAGGGCCAGAAAGCGAGTGGCAGCTGCCGTGAAGACGGAAAGACGGCTCCAGGGGTGGCGGGACACTCACTCTTTGGGGACAGGGACCTTGGACGTGTTCTCTAGGACGAGGTCAACGCGAAGGGGTTTCTTGAGTAGAAGTGACCTTTTCTGGCTTTTGGTTCTCTTCTTGTTCAGCTCTGGGAGCGGAAAGGAGAGGAACCCAAGGCTCAGGCCTCCTTACTTCCCGACCCCCTCACCCCAGCGCagacatggcggggggggggggggggggcgacccCAGGCTTCTACCTGAGGACAGACGTGCCCAAGGTGTCCAGGCTccgaccacccccacccccatttcgcAGGCAGCCCTGTGCTGGGAGCAAAGAGTCAGACCCACAGCCCTGCCCACTAGAGGCTTCCGGACAAGGCACAAAAAACGGCCACAAAAACAGAAACGCTAATGAGAAAGAAGGCGACCAAGTGACAAGGAGACTCAGGACCCAAAAGAGCTGATCCTCAGCACGACAGTTTTCTGCCTTTTTCGACTGAGCGTGAAGGCAAGAACCCCAGGACAAAAGATACTAGGGCAGAACCCACGCCCTTCCGTTTTCTACGCTCCTTCACAACACAGACTTCGCTCATCTCTGCTCCCACAATGAGAACACTAACGCCTACCTCCACGATCGTCTGGAAAGGTAAtcgctattttttaaaattatttactgacAGTGcgcacgagtgtgtgtgtgtgtgggggggggggggacagtggagacagagagagacagagagaatatcccaaggacacgacccgtgagatcctgatctgagccaaactcaaaagttggccgcttaaccgccagtcacccaggcaccctgaaaaaggAATTATTGCAACACAGACACGGCGATCACCCGGGAAAGCCCATGATCGCTATTATCGTCACCCACccagcctttttttctctcccttgtgTCCCCAGGACCTGAAACTGAGAGCCACGAGTCAGTCAGTCACATGCCGTTGGAATTGCTGTCGCACTGGAATGGAGCCCGTAAGCCACAGCCAGACTGACAGGCCACGAACAGTGCCTATgcgtttcctttctgttttttgtacacgacatttttttaacgtttatttttgagagagagagagagagagagagagagaaagtgcacgccagcgcgcaaacaggggaggggcagaggagagggagacagattcaaagcaggctccgggctcacggcagagagcctgatggggggagGCTCAAACTcgctcactgtgagatcatgacctgagctgaagttggacgcttaaccaactaagccacccaggcgctcctagctTTCTTTTTCAAGCCGAAAgcaggggcacttaggtggctcagtccgttgggtgtctgacttgggctcaggtcacgatctcggtttgtgggtttgagtctcgTATCTGGatttgcgctgacagcgtggagcctgcttcggattctctgtctccctctctctctgcaccccgtCCCatgcacgttaaaaaaaatttttttttttttttgtaaatctaaagCAGGACCTATAaactgctcctcctctgttcccaGAGAGACTTCACACTGGCCACAGTAGGCCTTTGCGACCACCCTAGGGCAGGTCCTGACTTCCCCTCACTGTTCACACACCAGGTCAGCTCACTTCTGTGAACATCGATCGCTTCGACATCATCATCTCTCGCTTGCTCAAAGGTTCCTGCACCTCAAGGCAGtgccctccctcttttcctttcgcCGAGACACCTCTTCTCGTATTCCTTAGAACAGAGCCGGGGACTGGACTCCTACGTGCTCCCCGAAGGTATCCTGTTGTGCTTGCCACGCTCATAAAAGCAGACCCCTTCGCTTGTTTTCTAGCCCTTCCTTAAAGCAGACGTCTACTCCTGGTCTGTTTTTCTCCTTACTGACGGGAAGCCTGCTGCGCACTCCAGTAACCCCTCACTCACCTCTCCAGCCCTTTCCGCGCCACCCTGCCTTTTGGCAGATAAAGGCGCGCAGATTAGCAGGAGCTTCTTACCTACTCATCAGAGCAGAGCCGCTTATTCTTATTAAACCGCGTCTCACAAAAAACAGTCTCCTCCCTTACAGCAAGGCTTTGACTTTGCCTTTCTGCAAAGTTAACGAGAGCCCTGCTACTTTCCGTCTCCTCTACTCAGGGGCAGACCCCTACCGGTCTCTCCGTGCATTGAGAGCTGGGATGCCTCAAGAACACCTGACTTGCTATCTTTAGCTTCCTTTCTGTACCGTCCAGGTCCTCGTTTAGGGCAAAGCCTCTTTCTAGCAGATGTCTGCCATCCAAGCCATGATATTAACAGAGACCCTCGAAAAGGCTGAGATGGGGGAGACAAGGCCCCAGCAGGCGCCGCTGAAAGCTCCTTACCTTTTTGCTTGGCGCCGGTGTCCACGAAGAAGAGTTTCTCATCGGGGGCCTCGGATACCAAGCCACTGGGAGACGGGAATGCAGAAGGTCAATGTTGGGAAGGATGCAAGCTGCCGGGGGGTTAACGTCTCTGGGACCCAGCTTTCCCCCGCTGTTAGGCCCATTCAAGCACCTTCTTCCCGCCATGCGTTCCCTCCAGGCTAAAGCCTTTCCCTTCGCTTTACATAACTTGCTACTGAACAGACcgtaaaacttaaaatattaaccTAAGGTAGGTGCACGGATCGTATTTACACTACAGTTATTATTTACCTGAAACCTAACTTCACACTGGTGGTCCTACACCCAGTAATCTTATCAGTCCCCCAACCTCCCGCCCAGAGTCCCCAACTTCCCCAGAGGTGCCCGAAACGGACGCTCCCAGGCCCCcaggagtcccccccccccccaaacgcCCCAAGCACGCTGGGCCTCGCACCCCGCCACGCGGAACGGCGCCCGGCTCCCGGAAGTCCCGCCCCACGCACCCGCTCGTGCGCTCCTGCAGCCGCACGTCTTCCAGGAACTGGTCGACCTCCAGCCCCAGGGGCTCCTGAGCGAGCCGCCGCCAGCCTCGCTTTTTATTTCTTGGgcctcgccgccgccgcctcagCGCCGGGTCCACCGACGTGGGCCGCAGCCCCAGAAAGCCGGAATCGGCTTCATTTTTCGAGCACcgtccgccgccgccgccaccgtcTCCCGGCGCCATCTTGGCAAAGGAAGTATTCGGCCGCGAGCGCCACTCAAAGCGGATTTGTGGCATGCGCGCGCAGATCTCCCGCCCCCTCCCATGACGTACTTCCTGTTGCCTCCATCTTGGTAAAGTGGCTGGAGCGGCAAAGGGGAGGAGATAAGGGGTAAATGTCTCCTCCCTCCTGTGCAAAGTCCTCTCGTCTGTGGGTCGTAGGTTCGCGGCTCTAACCCTAGGCAAACGCTTTTCCGGCTGcccaggaattctttttttttttttttttttaagtctgcgtgtatttttaattttttttatttaaaaattgtaaagcttatttattttgagagagaaaggcagggaggaacagagaaagagagagagagagagaggaagagagagaatccaagcaggctccacagtcagcacaaatctggcccgatgtagggctcaaactcaagaactctgagaccatgacctgagctgaaatcaagagtgggcctcttaacggactgagccacccaggcgcccctgtattttattttattgattatctttaatacagttttctttaaaaagaaagagccgTGGATGGCAGATTGGGCAGAAGGCACACCCTAGTCTCAGAATGGCCTCTCAGTGTTCTAATTCCCAAATCTTGGAAATCCAAGAGCTTTCGGAAATGTCGAGGGTGGGAGCCCAGAACCTCGTTTGCGAGGAGTGTTCGAAACATACTGTTAGAAGTGCAGGCTccgagggatgcctgggtggctcgactTAAGCATTGGACTcgggctccggtcatgatctccaggttggtgagttcgagacccgcacggggctctgtgcggacagctcagagcctggagcctgctttggcttctgtgcctccctctctctgtgcccctcccgtgctcacgctctgtctctgtctctcaaaaatgaataaacgtttaaaatatatatataaaaagaggaCCAGGCTCGGAATCCTTAATCTTGGACAAGCTGCTTagctgtgcctcactttcctcatctgtgaaatagggataaCGGTACATCTGCCTTATAAATTGTTCAGGAGGCGAAACGAGATCATTAAACGCACGTCTGGCGTCTAAACGTCTAAACGTTAGCTACTGTTACTGCCTCGCCCCCTGGGACCTCGTCTTAGCATCAACTGATCTTTGCTGTTTACAAATAAGGAAGGAAGCTCGGAGGCCCTTGGGCGCTGGCAACCGTTCCTCGGGATTCAGAGCCTCACACGGGCCGTTCgggaatggaaaaggaagaagggacagagagggagggcgtCCAGCTGGATCCTTGTGCTGGGCGTTGGCAGGGTGACCTGCCCGGGGCCCTGAGCCTCTGCGCCCGGGACCGCCCGCCGGCCTCGCACAGGGGTCTCCGCGCGCAGCCCGCGCAGCTCCCGTGTGGCCGCCAGGGGGCGCTGGGGGGCCGCGAAAGCGGGGCGAGCGCGCGTGGGCGGGAGGAGCGCGCGGCCAGCGTGTCCCGGGCGCCGTGGGTGTGGTCTGGGCGTGCGTCGGGGGTTCAGCCCGCGGGGTCTGCGGCGGAGCCAAGGCCAAGTCCCCCGGGCGTGAGCGCGCGGGCGCGCGCGGGCGCGCACAGGCTGGTCTTTGGGGGCAGCGTCCCCGCCTCTCCTCCGGGAGCCCGTGTGTCCCTGGCGTTACGTGACGCGAGGGGCGTACCAGGCTCTGCGCGCCGGCGCTCGGGGCGGAGGCCCGGAGGTGCCCAAGCCCCCGCGCACACAGCCCCACGCCCCGGGGCTTGGTTCCCAGGCCCCCGCggcgggaggtgggagggagggatgtcCCGGAGGGAGGGCCCCACAGTCACTTTTCTTCGGAAAATATGTTGGTCTGGCCCCCAGCCCGGGACCTGAGTCATCAGGCTCCGCTGAGTTGAGTCACGGcctcctcccgccccgccccgccccgcccctgagACCTTGGAgaggacacccccacccccccgctcaaGTCCCACCCAGGGCTCTCCTTCCCCGGGGCTCGGAGTGGGGGGAGAGCgatcccccccttcccccccacacacaacccgTCCCAAGACAGCCTGACTCCCACGTGGAAAGAAGCCTTGACTTTATTCGCTC
This genomic interval from Panthera leo isolate Ple1 chromosome E2, P.leo_Ple1_pat1.1, whole genome shotgun sequence contains the following:
- the NOP53 gene encoding ribosome biogenesis protein NOP53 isoform X2; this translates as MAPGDGGGGGGRCSKNEADSGFLGLRPTSVDPALRRRRRGPRNKKRGWRRLAQEPLGLEVDQFLEDVRLQERTSGGLVSEAPDEKLFFVDTGAKQKELNKKRTKSQKRSLLLKKPLRVDLVLENTSKVPVPKDVLAHQVPNARKLKRKEQLWEKLAKQGELPREVRKAQARLRNPPAIKAKPGPQDTVERPFYDLWAKDNLLDRPLAGQDAFFLEQTKKKGVKRPPHLHAKPSQVPAVEVTPAGASYNPSFEDHQTLLLAAHEVELQRQKQAERLQRQLALPSPEQAATQESTFQEMCQGLLEESDGEGESGEGQDEGPEAGGEQAEGAEASVVAARPATVEKKTEQQRRREKAARKMRVQQAAVRAARLRHQELFRLRGIKAQVARRLAELARRREQRRARRLAEADRPRRLGRLKYQDPDIDVQLSSELADSLRTLKPEGNILRDRFKSFQKRNMIEPRERAKFRRKYKVKLVERRAFREIQ
- the NOP53 gene encoding ribosome biogenesis protein NOP53 isoform X1; this translates as MAPGDGGGGGGRCSKNEADSGFLGLRPTSVDPALRRRRRGPRNKKRGWRRLAQEPLGLEVDQFLEDVRLQERTSGGLVSEAPDEKLFFVDTGAKQKELNKKRTKSQKRSLLLKKPLRVDLVLENTSKVPVPKDVLAHQVPNARKLKRKEQLWEKLAKQGELPREVRKAQARLRNPPAIKAKPGPQDTVERPFYDLWAKDNLLDRPLAGQDAFFLEQTKKKGVKRPPHLHAKPSQVPAVEVTPAGASYNPSFEDHQTLLLAAHEVELQRQKQAERLQRQLALPSPEQAATQESTFQEMCQGLLEESDGEGESGEGQDEGPEAGGEQAEGAEASVVAARPATVEKKTEQQRRREKAARKMRVQQAAVRAARLRHQELFRLRGIKAQVARRLAELARRREQRRARRLAEADRPRRLGRLKYQDPDIDVQLSSELADSLRTLKPEGNILRDRFKSFQKRNMIEPRERAKFRRKYKVKLVERRAFREIQL